GACATGATCTTGAACGGTGAGATTCATCTGCTTGTGAACACGCCGCTTGGTAAGCACGCGCAGGTCGACGACGAACGACTGCGTCAGGCCGCGATCAGCAACCGCGTGCCGTATACGACCACGTTGTCGGCAGCCAGCGCCGCCGCCGAGGCGATTGCCGCGCGGCAGTCGCGCGAGCCGGGCGTGCGTTCGTTGCAGGAGTGGCACGTGATCCTCGCGGCGTCGCTCGCGGCCAACGCCGCGCCCATTGGGGCGGCGTGACCATTCCGGGCATGATTGCCGCCGCCGGGCAGGGGCACGTCGCACCGGGCGTCGTGCTCGGTGACGGCGCGCTCGTGCACGAGTCGGCGTATGTCGACGCCGGTGCGGTCATCGGCGCGGGTACGCGCGTGTGGCATTTCTGTCACGTGCTTGGCGGCGCCGAGATCGGTGCGCACTGTTCGCTCGGGCAGAATGTGGTGGTCATGAATGGAGTCCTCGTGGGCGACAACGCGAAGATCCAGAACAACGTGTCATTGTACGAAGGCGTGGAACTCGAGGCGGACGTCTTCTGCGGCCCGTCGATGGTGTTCACCAACGTGTACAACCCGCGCAGTGCAGTGTCGCGCAAGAACGAGTATCGGCGCACGCTCGTGCGTCGTGGCGCGACGATCGGAGCGAACGCCACGATCGTGTGTGGCATCACGATTGGCCGCTTCGCCTTCATTGGTGCCGGTGCCGTGGTCAATCGTGACGTGCCCGACTACGCGCTCATCGCCGGCGTGCCGGGACGGCGTATCGGCTGGATGTCGGAGGACGGACACAAGCTCGAGTCACTGAGCCTGACCGGTGCGGAAGGGGCGCATGAGCTGCTGCGCTGCCCGGGCACCGATGTGCGATACGAACGCCATGGCGACGTGGTCGTGCGCCTCGAGGGAACCGTATGACGGAAAAGAACGTCCCGGCCGGACCGCGCATTCGGGTGGCGCTGCTGGGTTGTGGTCGGATTGCCAAGAATCACTTTGACGCGCTCGCCAAGCTTCCGGGACTGCAGCTCGTCGCGGTGTGTGACATTATCGCCGAACGCGCGCAGCTCGCCGGCACGCAGTACGACGTGCCATGGTTCACGAGCTACGAGCAGATGTTGTCGGATGTCCCCAGCGACGCGGTGATCATCGCGACGCCGTCCGGATTGCATCCGCAGCATGGCATTCTGGCCGCCAAGGCTGGCCGGCATGTGATCTCCGAGAAGCCGATGGCGATTTCGCTGGCTGCCGCTGATGCGCTCGTGCAGGCTTGCGATGATCATCACGTGCACCTCTTCGTGGTCAAGCAGAACCGGCTCAATCCGCCGATCGTGCTGCTCAAGCGGGCAATCGATCGTGGTCGCTTCGGTCGGATATACATGGCGAATTGCACGGTGCGCTGGACGCGCCCGCAGGACTACTACGATCAGGCGCCGTGGCGCGGCACGTGGGAGTTCGATGGCGGCGCATTCATGAACCAGGCGTCGCACTACGTCGATCTGGTCCAGTGGCTGGTTGGTCCCGTGGAAAGCGTCATGGCGAAGACGGCAACGATGGCGCGGCGCATCGAGGCGGAAGACAGCGGGGCGGCCGTCCTGAAGTTTCGATCGGGCGCCATCGGCGTCATCGAAGTCACGATGCTGACGTTCCCCAAGAACCTCGAAGGGTCCATTACCATTCTGGGCGAGAAAGGCAGCGTGAAGATCGGCGGGACAGCCGTGAACAAGGTCGAACATTGGACCTTTGCCGATTACGATGACGACGACAAGCTCGTCGAGCAGGCGAACACCAATCCGCCAAGCGTGTACGGTTTCGGGCACGAGGGGTACTACCGCAATGTCGAGTCGGTCCTGCGTGGTAACGCGCTCCCCGACACGGACGGGCGGGCCGGCCGCAAGTCGCTCGAACTCATTCTGGGGATCTACGAATCGGCGAAGACCGGTCGTGACGTGCCCCTGCCGCTTCGCGTCAACATCTGAACTCATCCGTCATGGCCGTTCCTCTTCTGGACCTCAAGGCGCAGCACGCCACCATCCGCGATGACGTCGTCGCTGCGGTGATGGACGTCGTGGATCAGCAGGCGTTCATTCTCGGCGATCCCGTCGCACAGCTCGAGTGCAGCGTCGCTGGCCTCTCGCAGGTGAAGTACGCCGTGGGCTGCGCCAACGGCACCGACGCCCTGTTGCTGGCCCTCCGCGCGCTCGACGTCGGGGCTGGCGATGAAGTCGTGACCACGCCGTTTACGTTTTTCGCGACCGCCGGTGCCGTGCATAACGTCGGGGCGCGTCCGGTCTTCGTCGATATCGATCCGCGCACCTTCAACATCGCGCCTGATGCGGTTCGCGCCGCCGTTGGTGAACAGACCAAGGCCGTCATCGCAGTCGACCTTTTCGGCCAGATGGCCGCGATCGATCAGGTCAACGCCGCGGCACAAGGACGCCCGGTTATCGAGGACGCCGCGCAGTCCATCGGCGCGAGCCGGCTGATCGATGGAGCGAGGGTGATGGCCGGTGAAGCGGCCGCGATCGGTACCTACAGTTTCTTCCCGTCCAAGAATCTCGGCGGGTACGGCGACGGCGGCATGATGGTCACGCAGGATGAGGCGCTCTTCGAGGCGCTCATGAAGCTGCGCACCCACGGCAGCCGCCGAACGTACTTCCACGAGATCGTAGGCTATAATAGCCGCCTCGATGCGCTGCAGGCCGCGGTGTTGCGCGCCAAGCTACCGCATCTGGAGTCCTGGAGCGCGGCGCGCCGTCGGAACGCCGCCTATTACGACGCGGCGTTTGCCGATCTGGCCGATGTGGTCACGCCGTACATCGATCCCGCCAACACGTCCATCTACAACCAGTACACGATCCGGGTGCCGAAGCGAGACGCGCTGCAGACGCATCTCAAGGATCGCGGGATTGGCTGCTCCGTGTACTATCCGCTTCCGCTGCATCTGCAGCCGTGCTTCGCGTATCTCGGGTACCAGCAGGGGCAGTGCCCCGAGTCGGAACGCGCGGCGCTTGAAGTGCTGTCGCTGCCCGTTTACCCCGAGCTCACCACTGCGCAAGTCGATGAAGTAATCGGGGCAGTGCGAGCCTTCTTTGGACGCTGAGGCGTACGACATGGTCGATTCCCCGTCGATGAAGGACCACCTGCTCTCGAAGATCCAGGACCGTACCGCCGTCATCGGCGTGATCGGTCTGGGCTACGTCGGGTTGCCGCTCGCGATGGAGTTTGTGCACGCCGGCTTTCGCGTCATCGGCTACGACGTAAGCCAGCGCGTGATCGACCTCCTGATGGCCGGCCAGTCGCACATTCAGGACATTCCCAACGCCGTGGTGCAGGAAGCGGTCGCGGCGGGGAGTTTCGTCGCCACCGCCGTTGAGTCGCGCATCGGGGAGTGTGACGCGATCTCGGTCGCTGTGCCGACGCCGCTGTCCAAGACGCGTGATCCCGACATGGCCTTTGTACTTGCCGCCGCCGACGCCATCGCGCGGCAGGCGCATCCGGGCATGTGTGTCGTGCTGGAAAGCACGACGTACCCGGGCACCACGCGCGAACTGCTGCAGCCGCGCCTCGAGGCGATGGGGCTCACGGTGGGCAAGGATGTGTTCGTGGCCTTCAGCCCCGAGCGCGTCGACCCGGGCAATCCGATCTACCAGACCAAGAACACGCCCAAGGTCGTCGGCGGCGTGACGCCGGCCTGCGTCGAGGTGGCCAGCGCCCTCTATGCCAGCTGCATCGACGTGGTGGTCCCGGTCTCCTCGCCGGAAGCGGCCGAGCTCGTCAAATTGCTCGAGAACACCTTCCGGGCGGTGAACATCGGCCTGGTGAACGAAATCGCGATTGTGTGTGACAAACTGGGCGTGGACGTCTGGGAAGTCATCAACGCGGCCGCCACGAAGCCGTTCGGCTTCATGAAGTTCACGCCGGGCCCAGGCATCGGCGGGCACTGCATTCCGCTCGACCCGCACTATCTCGCCTGGAAGATGCGCACGCTCAACTACAAGACGCGCTTCATCGACCTCGCCAGCGAGATCAATTCCAACATGCCGCAGTGGGTCGTGCAGAAGGTGGCTGACGCACTCAACGAAGTACGGAAGGCCGTGCGCGGCAGTCGCGTATTGGTCCTTGGCGTGGCGTACAAGCGCGACATCGACGACGTGCGCGAGAGCCCGGCGCTCGACGTGATCCGCCTGCTCGAGGAGCGTGGTGCCCACGTGGAGTTCCACGACCCGTTCGTGCACGAGTTCCGTGAGGAAGGGCATAGCCGCAAGGGTGTCGAACTCAGCGATGAAATGCTGCGTTGGGCGGACGCGGTCGTCGTCGTCACCGACCACAAGAATGTCGACTACCAGCGCGTCGTGGATCACGCCGCTCTGCTCGTTGACACGCGGAACGTCACGGCCGGACTCAAGGCCGGGCGGGCCCGTATTATCCCACTGGCGTCCGGCACTCGGACGGTGGGCGCTACATCATGAACCGAGCTCCCGCCGGCGGAACGGATCCGCGTTCGGGTGATCGGGTACCAGAGTCCGCATGAGTCAACGACTGTCTCGCGTTGAATTTCGCCTGTTGATGCTGCTCGGCGTTGCCGCAGCGTTGGCCGGCTGTTCTCGCGGTTTCCAACCTCGCGATTACGCGAATCCTGAAGCGCTCTTCCGGGCGTCCCTGCTGGAATTCCAGCGGCAGAAATGGGACAACGCGAAGATCGGCTTCGAGCGCCTGACAAGTGATCTGTCGGCGCGGGATCCGCTATTGGCTCCGGCCTACTTCTATCTGGCGCTGTCACACGAGCGACAGAAGGAGTATCTGCTCGCGGCGCAGGCATTCGAGCGCATCACCGATGGGTTTCCCGACGACACGCTCGCGCCGACGGCGATGCTGGGGGTCGGACGCAGCTATCAGAGCCTCTGGCGTCGGCCGTCCCTCGATCCCGAGAACGGACAGAAGGCCGTCTCGATCCTCCGCGCGCTGTTGTCGTCGTATCCGGAGAGCAAGGAAACGGACGACGCCAAGAAGCGCATCGTCCAGATCGAAGAGTGGATGGCGCAGAAGGATTACGACACCGGCGTGCACTACGTGCGTGTCCGGCGGTCCATCGATCCGGCGATCATCTACTTCAAGGACGTCGTGACCACGTACCCGAGCACGAAGGCGGCCCGCCTGTCGTGGCTCCGGTTGCACGAGCTGTACACGAAGATTCGGTGGAAAGAAGACGCCGCCGAAACGTGTACGGCCATGTGGCGCGCGTACCCCGGCGATGTATTGGTCAAAGCCGCCTGCGGCGCCGCACCGGCCGACTCTGCCACCGCGGCCAAGGCGCCGCCGCCGGCGGTCTTGTCGCCCGTCGCCTACGCACGCCCCGGTCCGGCGCGTCGCGGATGACCCCCACGGCCTGACCACCATGCGCATCGGCATCCTTGGCGGAAGCTTCGATCCGCCGCATGTCGGCCATCTCCTGGTGGCGCAGGATGCCCTCGACGAGCTCGCGCTCGAGCGTCTGCTCATCGTTCCGGCGGCCCAACAGCCGCTCAAGGACGGGAAGCAGACGCCTGCCGCACACCGGCTCGCGATGGTCGAGGCCTGCTTCGGCGGGATCCCGCGCATTGAGGTCGACCCCATCGAAATTGATCGGGGCGGGTTATCTTTCATGGTTGACACCGTGGAGTCTTTGCGCCGACGTTGGCCGTCGGCGATGCTTCACCTGCTGGTCGGCGATGACGTGGTCTCCACGTTACCGCGTTGGCGCGACGTGACTCGGTTGTTGTCGATGGTGCAGCTGATTGTGCTGCACCGCGCCGACCGTGGACACGACGTGGCCGCGCTCACCGTCCCGCTGGCGAGCGTCGGAGCATCGACGGCACGACGACTGGCGACGCGACGCGTCGACCTGTCATCAACCGAAATCAGGGCACGGGTACGGGACAGCCGCTCCATTCGGGGCTTCGTTCCTGACGCCGTGGCGACGTACATAGCGACCACCGGACTGTATCTCGAGAATTCCCGGGAGTTGTCGGCTGCGGAGGGCCCAGCGCGCGCCTGATGGCGTACGGGGACTTCGCGGTCGCGACGCCCTTGCCATGAGGTTCGTATGCTGAAGGGCTTGATTGGACGTGTGTTCGGCACGCGTCACGAACGTGAACGGAAGCGTGTGCAGCCGGTGCTGACCGAGATCCATGAGATCGAAGCGCGCCTCGCCTCGCTGTCCGACGAAGAGATCCAGGGACAGACCGTCAAGTTCCGCGGCATCCTGGCCGAACGAATCGGACCGATCGAGCAGCGCATCGCCGAGCTCAAGTCGGCCAAGCACGACTCTGCCGACTCCGCCGATCGTGAGCGCATCGACCTGGAACTGCAGGGCGCCGACGGTCGCGGCGGCGTGGAAGGCGAGCTGCGCACGGCGATTGCCGACGTGCTCGACGAGCTGCTTCCCGAGGCGTTTGCGACCGTCCGCGAAGCGTGCCGCCGACTCAAGGGCTCCACGGTCATGGTGACCGGTAACGAGCTCACGTGGGACATGGTCCCGTACGATGTCCAGTTGATTGGCGGTATCCAGCTCCACCTCGGACGGATCGCCGAAATGGCGACCGGCGAGGGCAAGACGCTCGTCGCGACGCTCCCGATGTATCTGAATGCGTTGCCGGGCCGCGGTGCGCACCTCGTGACGGTCAACAATTACCTCGCCCGTCGCGACTCGCAGTGGATGGGACACCTCTATCGGTGGCTGGGTCTCACCGTTGGTTGTCTCGACGACACCGAGCCGGGTACGTACGAACGGCGCGCCGTGTATGGCTGCGACATCGCCTACGGCACCAACAACGAGTTCGGCTTCGATTACCTGCGCGACAACATGGTCGTGTCGCTCGAGCAGCGCGTGCAGCGCACGCACATCTTCGCGATCATCGACGAAGTCGACTCGATCCTCATCGACGAAGCACGTACGCCGCTCATCATTTCCGGCCCGGTCGGCAACGAGAGCGACGGCCGCTATGCGGAATTCAATACCGCCGTCGAACGGCTCGTTCGTCGCCAGTCCGAACTGGTGAACACCCTCGTCGGCGAAGGCGAACGCGCGCTGGAAACGAAGGACGAGCAGGGCGCCGCGCTCAACCTGTATAAGGCGCAGCTCGGTGGACCGAAGAACAAGCGGCTCGTGAAGGCGCTGCAGGAATCCGGGGTGAAGCAGCTCGTGCAACGCATGGAGCTCGACATCATTTCGGACAAGAAGCTCCCGATGAGCAAGCGCACCTACCGCGAGATCGAAGACGATCTGCTCTACGTGCTCGACGAGAAGGGGCACACGGTGCACCTCACGGAGCAGGGGCTCGACTATCTCTCGCCTGATGCGCACGACCAGTTCGTGCTGCCTGATATCTCCCTCATGATCGGCAAGCTCGATCGTGATCACGAGATTTCGGCTGCGGAGCGTCTCGAACAGCGCAACGCGATCGAGCGCGAGTACGCGCTCAAGAGCGAGCGACTGAACATCATCCATCAGCTGTTGCGCGCGCATGCCTTGTACGAGCGCGATGTGAACTACGTCGTGCAAGAGGGGCAGGTGCTCATCGTCGACGAGTTCACCGGCCGCACCATGCCGGGACGGCGTTGGAGCGAGGGGCTGCACCAGGCCGTCGAAGCCAAGGAGCGCGTGCAGGTGAAGGGCGAGACGCAGACGCTCGCCACGATCACGATTCAAAATTACTTCCGCATGTACGAGAAGCTGGCCGGTATGACCGGTACGGCCGAAACGGAAGAGAATGAGTTCCACGAGATCTACGGCCTGTCGGTGTCGGTAATTCCGACCAACCGGCCGATCGCGCGCGATGATCGCCAGGACTACGTCTACAAGACGCGTCGCGAGAAGTACAACGCGATCGTCGACGAAACGAAGCGACTCCACGAGCTCGGCTATCCGGTGCTGGTCGGGACGGCCAGCGTGGAAGCATCCGAAACACTGGCACGACTCTTCGCGCGTGCCGGTCTCAAACACAACGTGTTGAACGCGAAGTATCACCAGCGTGAGGCCGAGATCGTGGCCGGCGCGGGTCATTCAGGCGCGATCACGATCGCGACGAACATGGCCGGTCGCGGCACCGACATCAAACTCGGGGCCGGCGTCACCGAGGCGAAGGCTTCGACCGTCACCGATCCCGATGGCAAGGAGCTTGAGATCTCGGAGATCGGTGGCTTGCACATCATCGGCTCCGAACGTCATGAGTCACGGCGTATTGATCGCCAGCTTCGTGGACGATCCGGCCGTCAGGGCGACCCCGGCGCGTCGCAGTTCTTTCTGTCGCTCGAAGACGACCTGATGCGACTCTTCGGGTCCGATCGGATCGCCAAGCTGATGGATCGTATGGGCGCGCAGGATGGCGAAGTGCTCGCGCATCCGTTGATCTCGCGTTCCATCGAACAGGCACAGAAGCGCGTCGAGCTGCAAAACTTCCAGTCGCGAAAGCGGCTGCTCGAGTACGACGACGTGATGAACCAGCAGCGCGAGGTGATCTATTCGCTGCGTGCCTTCGCGCTCGAGGGCGGTGAAGAGCTCAAGGGCGAGGCGCTCAAGATGATCGACCGCGGTGTGCAGCGTCGTGTCGAGCAGGCGCTGGCCACCTTCGACAGGCAGGAGGACTGGGACTTCGAGTATGTGCAACAGGATCTCCTGATGCATTACATGCTTCAGGTTCCGGGCTTCGCCGCCGACGCGCGTCCCGCGTCGGTCGAAGAAGCGCAGTCGATCGCCCTCGAGGCTGGACGTGCGGCGTTCGACCAGAAGCTCGACAGCCTGAACGCGGTCACCGACGAGAGCGGGCAGGGCTTCGCCGATCGCCTCCTCTCGCTCGTCACGCTCAACGTGATCGACGAGAAGTGGAAAGATCATCTCTATGATCTCGACCAGTTGCGCGCCTCGATTCACTATCGGTCGTGGGGCCAGAAGGACCCGCTCGTCGAGTACAAGCAGGATGCCTACACGATGTTCGAAGATCTGATGCACGATCTCGCGAACACGTTCACCGAGCGCTTCCTCAAGGCGCAGTTGGTGTTCGAGCCGTCGCCGATGGAGAGTTTCGAGCCGGCACCACCGATGGACGACTTCCCGCGGCAGGACACGCGTCCGACCAAGCGGTACAACGCCCTTGGTATTCTCGAGGACATCCCGGCCGAGGAACTCGAGTTCGTCGACGCGATCGACGAGGAACTCGACGAGGACTTCGACGAGGCGACGGACGAGGGAAGCGCGGCGCCGGCTCGGCCGGTCGTTCGCGGTACCCCGGCCGTGGTGGGTGCCGGACCGGTGCGGTCCCTCGAGGTGGGCAGGGGATCCTTGCCGCCGGGGTGGGAATCCACGCCGCGGAACAACGCCTGTCCGTGTGGCTCCGGGAAGAAGTTCAAGAAGTGCCACGGGGTGAATCTCTAGGCGCTCCGCGCCGGGTTGGGCCATCCCGACGCAGCCGCTGACAGGCGGCTGACGGGGATGTCGCAACGTGGGGCAACCCACGAGCGGGCCTGGCCCGGCGCGACGGAGCGGAGAGGCGGAGGGGGGTCGCGTCGGGTACGCCGCCGGGGGCGGCGAGATCGGCCAACTAGGGCTGGTGGAACTGGAACCGTGAAGTGCTGGTATATTTACGGAACCCCTTTCCGTGAGCGCCTCCAATGCGTACGAGGTTTGTCTGCGGCCTATTGGCCGTACTTGCTCCCGTTGTCTCGCTGCCTGCACAATCCACTGGCGGCGACGGTTTCTTGTTCTCGCCGCCGCACGCGACATGGTCCATTCGCGGCGGCTTTTCTCGGGCGAACGCCTCCAGTGACGTCTTTTCCTTCGTCACCGACCGGCTCACCGTCGATCGCGGTGACTTCAGTGGTCTCTCGGTCGCGACCGATCTCGCCTTTCGCGTTCATTCGCGCGTCGACTTGGTGCTCGGTACGGGAATCAACACCCGCGTGAAGCGCTCCGAGGATCGTGACTTCATTGGCACCGACGATTTGCCGATCGAGCAGCGCACGACGTTCCGCCGCATTCCGATTACGGCCGGGCTCAAGCTGCATCTGCGTCCCGAGGGTCGCAGCATCAGCAAGTTGGCGTGGGTACCCAGCAAGTTGTCGCCGTACGTCGCCGCTGGTGGTGGGATGATGTACTACCTGTTCAAGCAGGACGGGGAGTTCGTCGATTACCAGACGCTTGACGTCTTCCGCACATCGCTCAAGTCCACCGATGTGTCGGCCATGGCGTTCGGTTCCGTTGGGACGACGTACTCGTTGACGCCGCGCGTCGGTCTCAATGCCGAGTTGCGGTACGAGCATGCGCGTGGTGCGCTCAGCTCCGATTTTCGAGATTTCTCGCCGATCGATCTGTCCGGTGTCGGCCTCACGGCCGGCTTACTCTTCCGCTTCTGAGGACGACCTTATGACTTCGATCCAACACGTCGGTGCGCTGCACTCGGCGCGCGTCACGGTGATCGCGTCGATGCTGTGCGCAGGAGTGCTGTCGGCACAGACGGTCGCCGGGAATCCCGTCGATCCGCGGTTTCAGCCCTGGATGGGCTGCTGGACACCGTCGGCGCAGTCGACAGGGTCTGGGGTAGGGCAGACGCCCAAGCCACCCTCCATGGCCTGCGTCGTACCATCCTCGACGATCTCCGGAAGCGTCGATCTCGTGGTGTTCGACAGCGCCAATGTGGCGACGCGAGCGGCCGTCCCGCTTCCCGGTTCGCGCATGCCGAAGTCGATCGACGGTTGCACAGGCACCGAGACGGCGACGTGGATGCCGGATGACCGTCGGCTTCTCATGCAGGCGGAGCTTTCCTGCGGTCGCGGTGCGAAGCGGCTCGAGACGGGACTGATGACAATGTCGTCCGCCGGCGAGTGGATGCAGGTACAGCATCTGGACGTCGGCGGAAATTCTGCGACCTCGGTCATGACGCTGCGCTACGTTGTCGACTCCCTCGGCGAGTGGGCACGCCTCGGTGCCAGCGCGGCCCCGTCGACGCAGTCGCTGCGTCTCGCGGTTGGTGCGCCACTCCTCAATCGCGACGTGCTCGCCGTGGCGAAGGTGGCTCCCGCCGCGCTCACGGAAGCCTGGCTCACCGAAACACGGCAACAGTTCGCGGTGAGCGGCAAGGAACTCGTTCGGTTGGCGGACGGTGGAATGCCGCCGCGCGTGATCGACCTGATGATCGCGATCTCCAATCCCGAAACGTTCGCCGTTCGCACGCCCGGCGCCGATCGCAGCCGGCCTACGGCTGGCGATGTGCTCACCGGAGGCATCTCGAGCTCTCGCATGCGCGGAGGCTGCCGCCGGATGGACGATTTCTGCTACGGTCCTGGCGGTTTGGGTGCGTGGGGACTCGGCTGGCAGTACGGCCTGAGCCCGTTCGACCCGTACAGCCTCCGGTACGGCTACGGGGGACTCTACAGCCCGTACGGCTTCGGCAACGGCTACTACCCGGGCAACACGCCCGTCATCATCGTCAATCGCGGCGATTCTGACCCTGCGGCGCGTTCCAATCCCGGCCGGGCGGTCCGAGGAAGCGGATATACGCGGGCCAACTCGGGTGGCTCTTCGTCTCCGGCTCCGGTCGTGTTCGACGGATCGGGTGCGTCTCGCAGCGGCGGCAACGCTGGAAGCGGAGGCTCCGCTGGCAGCAGTTCAGGCGCGGGCAGCAGCTCCGGCGGCGGTGACGCTGGTCGGACGGCGAAGCCGCGAGGCAGCGGCGGGAATTAACGTGCTTCCATGACATGCCTCCCTTCTGCAGGAGGTACAAAGGCGGGCAATCCTCAGGATTGCCCGCCTTTTTGTTTCTCTACGACACAATTTGTCATTCAAC
This region of Gemmatimonas groenlandica genomic DNA includes:
- the nadD gene encoding nicotinate (nicotinamide) nucleotide adenylyltransferase — protein: MRIGILGGSFDPPHVGHLLVAQDALDELALERLLIVPAAQQPLKDGKQTPAAHRLAMVEACFGGIPRIEVDPIEIDRGGLSFMVDTVESLRRRWPSAMLHLLVGDDVVSTLPRWRDVTRLLSMVQLIVLHRADRGHDVAALTVPLASVGASTARRLATRRVDLSSTEIRARVRDSRSIRGFVPDAVATYIATTGLYLENSRELSAAEGPARA
- the secA gene encoding preprotein translocase subunit SecA, which codes for MLKGLIGRVFGTRHERERKRVQPVLTEIHEIEARLASLSDEEIQGQTVKFRGILAERIGPIEQRIAELKSAKHDSADSADRERIDLELQGADGRGGVEGELRTAIADVLDELLPEAFATVREACRRLKGSTVMVTGNELTWDMVPYDVQLIGGIQLHLGRIAEMATGEGKTLVATLPMYLNALPGRGAHLVTVNNYLARRDSQWMGHLYRWLGLTVGCLDDTEPGTYERRAVYGCDIAYGTNNEFGFDYLRDNMVVSLEQRVQRTHIFAIIDEVDSILIDEARTPLIISGPVGNESDGRYAEFNTAVERLVRRQSELVNTLVGEGERALETKDEQGAALNLYKAQLGGPKNKRLVKALQESGVKQLVQRMELDIISDKKLPMSKRTYREIEDDLLYVLDEKGHTVHLTEQGLDYLSPDAHDQFVLPDISLMIGKLDRDHEISAAERLEQRNAIEREYALKSERLNIIHQLLRAHALYERDVNYVVQEGQVLIVDEFTGRTMPGRRWSEGLHQAVEAKERVQVKGETQTLATITIQNYFRMYEKLAGMTGTAETEENEFHEIYGLSVSVIPTNRPIARDDRQDYVYKTRREKYNAIVDETKRLHELGYPVLVGTASVEASETLARLFARAGLKHNVLNAKYHQREAEIVAGAGHSGAITIATNMAGRGTDIKLGAGVTEAKASTVTDPDGKELEISEIGGLHIIGSERHESRRIDRQLRGRSGRQGDPGASQFFLSLEDDLMRLFGSDRIAKLMDRMGAQDGEVLAHPLISRSIEQAQKRVELQNFQSRKRLLEYDDVMNQQREVIYSLRAFALEGGEELKGEALKMIDRGVQRRVEQALATFDRQEDWDFEYVQQDLLMHYMLQVPGFAADARPASVEEAQSIALEAGRAAFDQKLDSLNAVTDESGQGFADRLLSLVTLNVIDEKWKDHLYDLDQLRASIHYRSWGQKDPLVEYKQDAYTMFEDLMHDLANTFTERFLKAQLVFEPSPMESFEPAPPMDDFPRQDTRPTKRYNALGILEDIPAEELEFVDAIDEELDEDFDEATDEGSAAPARPVVRGTPAVVGAGPVRSLEVGRGSLPPGWESTPRNNACPCGSGKKFKKCHGVNL
- a CDS encoding N-acetyltransferase → MIAAAGQGHVAPGVVLGDGALVHESAYVDAGAVIGAGTRVWHFCHVLGGAEIGAHCSLGQNVVVMNGVLVGDNAKIQNNVSLYEGVELEADVFCGPSMVFTNVYNPRSAVSRKNEYRRTLVRRGATIGANATIVCGITIGRFAFIGAGAVVNRDVPDYALIAGVPGRRIGWMSEDGHKLESLSLTGAEGAHELLRCPGTDVRYERHGDVVVRLEGTV
- a CDS encoding DegT/DnrJ/EryC1/StrS family aminotransferase, translated to MAVPLLDLKAQHATIRDDVVAAVMDVVDQQAFILGDPVAQLECSVAGLSQVKYAVGCANGTDALLLALRALDVGAGDEVVTTPFTFFATAGAVHNVGARPVFVDIDPRTFNIAPDAVRAAVGEQTKAVIAVDLFGQMAAIDQVNAAAQGRPVIEDAAQSIGASRLIDGARVMAGEAAAIGTYSFFPSKNLGGYGDGGMMVTQDEALFEALMKLRTHGSRRTYFHEIVGYNSRLDALQAAVLRAKLPHLESWSAARRRNAAYYDAAFADLADVVTPYIDPANTSIYNQYTIRVPKRDALQTHLKDRGIGCSVYYPLPLHLQPCFAYLGYQQGQCPESERAALEVLSLPVYPELTTAQVDEVIGAVRAFFGR
- a CDS encoding outer membrane protein assembly factor BamD — protein: MSQRLSRVEFRLLMLLGVAAALAGCSRGFQPRDYANPEALFRASLLEFQRQKWDNAKIGFERLTSDLSARDPLLAPAYFYLALSHERQKEYLLAAQAFERITDGFPDDTLAPTAMLGVGRSYQSLWRRPSLDPENGQKAVSILRALLSSYPESKETDDAKKRIVQIEEWMAQKDYDTGVHYVRVRRSIDPAIIYFKDVVTTYPSTKAARLSWLRLHELYTKIRWKEDAAETCTAMWRAYPGDVLVKAACGAAPADSATAAKAPPPAVLSPVAYARPGPARRG
- a CDS encoding nucleotide sugar dehydrogenase is translated as MVDSPSMKDHLLSKIQDRTAVIGVIGLGYVGLPLAMEFVHAGFRVIGYDVSQRVIDLLMAGQSHIQDIPNAVVQEAVAAGSFVATAVESRIGECDAISVAVPTPLSKTRDPDMAFVLAAADAIARQAHPGMCVVLESTTYPGTTRELLQPRLEAMGLTVGKDVFVAFSPERVDPGNPIYQTKNTPKVVGGVTPACVEVASALYASCIDVVVPVSSPEAAELVKLLENTFRAVNIGLVNEIAIVCDKLGVDVWEVINAAATKPFGFMKFTPGPGIGGHCIPLDPHYLAWKMRTLNYKTRFIDLASEINSNMPQWVVQKVADALNEVRKAVRGSRVLVLGVAYKRDIDDVRESPALDVIRLLEERGAHVEFHDPFVHEFREEGHSRKGVELSDEMLRWADAVVVVTDHKNVDYQRVVDHAALLVDTRNVTAGLKAGRARIIPLASGTRTVGATS
- a CDS encoding Gfo/Idh/MocA family protein; the protein is MTEKNVPAGPRIRVALLGCGRIAKNHFDALAKLPGLQLVAVCDIIAERAQLAGTQYDVPWFTSYEQMLSDVPSDAVIIATPSGLHPQHGILAAKAGRHVISEKPMAISLAAADALVQACDDHHVHLFVVKQNRLNPPIVLLKRAIDRGRFGRIYMANCTVRWTRPQDYYDQAPWRGTWEFDGGAFMNQASHYVDLVQWLVGPVESVMAKTATMARRIEAEDSGAAVLKFRSGAIGVIEVTMLTFPKNLEGSITILGEKGSVKIGGTAVNKVEHWTFADYDDDDKLVEQANTNPPSVYGFGHEGYYRNVESVLRGNALPDTDGRAGRKSLELILGIYESAKTGRDVPLPLRVNI